A part of Diachasmimorpha longicaudata isolate KC_UGA_2023 chromosome 11, iyDiaLong2, whole genome shotgun sequence genomic DNA contains:
- the LOC135167371 gene encoding OCIA domain-containing protein 1, whose product MDRPMSNEFSSDYNSHVHLTTEELENQKLAEAMNLKLTPQEIKILKECQHNAVYQRGLPMGMVTGGTVFYCMKTGKIPKKPILWLGSSLAGFLVGTLSYRSICLEKLLALPESTLKERILAAQGKQPEVKIEVPSQDSGSWFDSMLPPQSVPMESSLDFDTHQSNGFDDIPRSQNDLDAHYALDPPLPPATSAFVTFDDLRRENREQYNRAENQQSSMARPSRGRGSPQSPESRPSSGGYYEPPPRSASDDFLR is encoded by the exons ATGGACAGACCAATgagcaatgaattttcatcagaTTATAACAGCCATGTCCACCTCACAACCGAGGAGCTGGAGAATCAGAAATTAGCCGAAGCAATG AATCTAAAACTGACTCCTCAAGAGATCAAGATACTCAAAGAGTGTCAACATAACGCTGTCTATCAGAGGGGCTTACCGATGGGGATGGTAACAGGAGGGACTGTGTTCTATTGTATGAAAACTggaaaaattcctaaaaaacCCATATTGTGGTTGGGTTCCTCGTTGGCAGGATTTCTGGTTGGGACCTTGTCTTATCGGTCAATTTGCCTGGAGAAATTGTTAGCTCTGCCTGAGAGTACTTTGAAGGAGAGGATTCTGGCGGCCCAGGGGAAGCAGCCAGAAGTGAA GATCGAAGTTCCTTCTCAGGATAGTGGCTCCTGGTTCGACAGTATGTTGCCCCCTCAATCCGTACCTATGGAATCTTCTCTTGATTTTGATACTCATCAATCCAATGGATTCGACGATATACCGAGGAGTCAAAATGATTTAG aCGCTCATTACGCGCTAGATCCACCTTTACCCCCAGCGACGTCCGCCTTCGTCACCTTCGACGACCTGCGACGTGAAAATCGCGAGCAGTACAATCGTGCTGAGAATCAGCAGTCGTCAATGGCCAG GCCTTCCCGAGGCCGAGGCAGCCCACAATCTCCAGAGTCCAGGCCCAGCTCAGGTGGCTATTATGAACCACCGCCACGGTCAGCCAGTGACGACTTCCTTCGTTAA
- the LOC135167332 gene encoding F-box/WD repeat-containing protein 7 has translation MSPPSSSTSSLPSAKGIEADKPASGSPSPVERLDDGPGPSNADEESIKTDNNESEEFSNGPYEGEDETSEEESEVSDNGLQCDVECDDGIIDDSSSNSDLQRPVLQTCVPLNVVQPLRKRKSETEFVSSPCKKLNPEEKVTCPLLGKKLDDKGKHVRFVIPTRDNPPPEMSDWLLQFQRWSNAERMLAIDELIERCEPTQVRHMMQVIEPQFQRDFISLLPKELALSVLAFLEPRDLLRAAQTCRNWRFLADDNLLWKEKCLSAGIDDLRDLPPTKRKACRTTGNCGSPWKQAYMRQHNIKMNWRTMPIRPPKVLKGHDDHVITCLQFSGNRIVSGSDDNTLKVWSAVTGKCLRTLVGHTGGVWSSQMAGTTVISGSTDRTLKVWNAETGQCIHTLYGHTSTVRCMHLHGNKVVSGSRDATLRVWQVDTGECLHVLVGHLAAVRCVQYDGKLVVSGAYDYMVKVWNPEREECLHTLQGHTNRVYSLQFDGVHVVSGSLDTSIRVWEVETGALRHTLMGHQSLTSGMELRNNILVSGNADSTVKVWDIVSGHCLQTLSGAHKHQSAVTCLQFNSHFVITSSDDGTVKLWDVKTGEFIRNLVALESGGSGGVVWRIRASDTKLVCAVGSRNGTEETKLLVLDFDVEVKF, from the exons ATGTCCCCGCCCTCCTCATCAACCTCGTCTCTACCATCAGCCAAAGGCATCGAAGCTGATAAACCAGCTAGTGGGAGTCCAAGCCCGGTGGAAAGGCTGGACGATGGCCCAGGGCCGAGCAATGCCGACGAGGAGTCAATTAAAACCGACAACAACGAGTCTGAGGAATTCTCGAATGGACCTTACGAGGGTGAGGATGAAACGAGCGAGGAAGAGAGCGAGGTGAGTGACAATGGGTTGCAGTGTGATGTCGAGTGTGATGATGGTATCATCGACGACTCATCATCCAACTCGGACCTTCAAAGGCCAGTGCTGCAGACCTGTGTGCCCCTCAATGTCGTCCAGCCACTCAGGAAGAGAAAGAGTGAAACTGAATTTGTCAGTTCGCCCtgcaaaaaactcaatcctgaGGAGAAGGTGACGTGTCCTTTACTGGGAAAGAAGCTCGATGATAAAGGGAAACACGTGAGATTTGTCATTCCGACCAGGGACAATCCGCCACCTGAAATGAGTGATTGGCTTCTTCAATTCCAG AGGTGGTCGAATGCCGAGAGAATGCTAGCCATAGACGAATTAATTGAGAGATGTGAGCCAACGCAAGTTCGACACATGATGCAAGTGATAGAGCCTCAATTTCAACGTGACTTCATATCTCTTCTACCGAAAGAATTGGCTCTTTCAGTTCTTGCATTTCTCGAACCGCGAGATCTCCTTCGAGCAGCACAGACCTGCAGAAACTGGCGATTTCTCGCTGACGATAACCTTCTGTGGAAGGAAAAATGCCTGTCCGCGGGAATTGATGATCTCAGGGATTTGCCACCCACTAAACGTAAGGCATGTCGTACTACTGGCAATTGTGGGTCACCGTGGAAACAGGCCTACATGAGACAGCATAATATCAAAATGAACTGGAGGACGATGCCAATAAGGCCGCCCAAAGTCCTCAAGGGTCACGATGATCATGTCATCACTTGTTTACAATTCTCGGGGAATAGAATAGTTAGTGGATCCGATGATAATACTCTCAAAGTCTGGTCAGCTGTTACTGGAAAG TGCCTGAGAACCTTAGTAGGTCACACAGGTGGTGTATGGTCCTCCCAGATGGCCGGTACAACAGTGATAAGTGGCAGTACAGATAGAACGTTAAAAGTATGGAATGCTGAAACTGGTCAATGCATTCATACCCTCTATGGACATACCTCGACAGTGCGTTGTATGCATCTCCATGGTAATAAAGTTGTCAGTGGCAGCAGAGATGCAACACTGAGGGTGTGGCAAGTCGATACTGGCGAGTGTCTTCATGTACTCGTTGGTCATTTGGCAGCTGTGAGatgtgtgcaatatgatggtaAATTGGTTGTCAGTGGTGCCTACGATTACATGGTTAAGGTGTGGAATCCAGAGCGTGAGGAGTGCCTACACACACTTCAGGGTCATACCAATAGGGTTTATTCACTTCAG TTTGATGGCGTTCACGTGGTGTCTGGTTCCCTGGACACTAGCATAAGGGTATGGGAAGTCGAGACTGGAGCTCTACGACATACTCTTATGGGCCACCAATCTCTCACGTCGGGTATGGAACTTCGTAACAACATTTTAGTATCTGGTAATGCTGATTCCACTGTCAAAGTTTGGGATATTGTCAGTGGACACTGCCTTCAGACATTATCTGGTGCACACAAGCATCAATCTGCCGTTACTTGCCTACAATTCAACAgccattttgttattacctCGTCTGATGATGGGACTGTCAAGTTGTGGGATGTTAAAACTg GTGAATTTATACGGAATCTCGTAGCTCTAGAAAGTGGAGGTAGCGGTGGTGTTGTCTGGAGAATTCGTGCCAGCGATACTAAACTCGTATGTGCAGTTGGTAGTCGTAATGGTACTGAAGAAACAAAACTACTTGTTCTTGATTTCGATGTCGAAGTCAAATTTTGA
- the LOC135167378 gene encoding DPH4 homolog: MSCGNNYKFYEVLQCSKDSSQDEIKRAYRRLALLYHPDKSSTNSKKFQALEEAWRILSDPESRRKYDAECRQLELESENILVHDRINFEELKTENEDLLSYPCRCGSNYLINKDDFNADDETLYVPCQECTFFVAIDR; the protein is encoded by the coding sequence atgtCATGTGGCAATAATTACAAGTTCTACGAAGTTCTTCAATGTTCTAAAGACTCCTCGCAAGACGAGATAAAACGTGCGTATCGTAGACTCGCGCTCCTCTATCACCCGGACAAGAGCTCGACGAAcagcaaaaaatttcaagcccTCGAAGAGGCCTGGCGAATTTTATCGGACCCAGAGTCGAGGAGAAAATACGACGCAGAATGCAGGCAACTGGAATTGGAGTCAGAGAATATTTTGGTTCACGATAGAATTAATTTCGAGGAATTGAAGACAGAAAACGaagatcttctgagttatcctTGCAGATGTGGCAGTAATTACCTCATCAATAAAGATGACTTCAATGCTGACGACGAGACACTTTATGTTCCCTGCCAGGAGTGCACGTTCTTTGTAGCAATCGACAGATGA
- the LOC135167367 gene encoding aldo-keto reductase family 1 member B1-like isoform X1, producing MSLAPKLKFYNGCEIPVLGLGTWKSKPGEVGQAVRDAIDIGYRHLDCALAYGNENEVGEAVREKISEGVVKREDLFITSKLFNNYHKLESVEKGIRKTLDNLGLEYLDLYLIHWPVAHEDGNELFPKNSDGSIKLADIDYLETWRGMEIIHGKGLARNIGVSNFNSEQISRLLENCKIRPLINQVECHPYLTQQKLSKFCKDKNIIITAYCPLGSPDRPWAKPEDPKLLDDKNLLKISEKHKKTPAQVVIRYQIDRGHVVIPKTVTKSRLLENFQVFDFKLSPEDISYINSLDVNGRLCTLADRKASPYYPFHIEF from the exons ATGTCTCTGGCaccgaaattgaaattttataacgGATGTGAGATTCCAGTGCTGGGATTAGGTACATGGAAG TCGAAGCCTGGGGAAGTTGGTCAAGCCGTTAGAGACGCAATAGACATTGGCTATCGTCACCTGGACTGTGCTCTTGCCTACGGAAACGAGAACGAGGTTGGTGAAGCTgtcagagaaaaaatatctgaaggAGTTGTGAAGCGAGAGGATCTCTTCATCACGTCCAAACTGTTCAACAACTACCACAAGTTGGAGTCCGTGGAGAAGGGGATAAGGAAGACACTGGATAATTTGGGATTGGAGTATCTCGATCTCTATCTCATCCACTGGCCAGTGGCTCACGAGGACGGAAACGAGTTGTTCCCGAAGAATTCCGATGGCTCCATTAAACTGGCGGATATTGACTATCTGGAGACCTGGAGGGGAATGGAGATTATTCATGGAAAAGGACTGGCTAGGAACATTGGCGTCAGCAATTTCAATTCCGAACAGATCAGTAGATTGTTGGAGAATTGCAAAATCAGGCCTCTTATCAATCAG GTGGAATGTCACCCATACCTGACTCAGCAAAAACTATCGAAATTCTGCAAAGATAAGAATATCATCATCACAGCCTACTGTCCACTGGGCTCCCCAGACAGGCCCTGGGCGAAGCCGGAGGACCCGAAATTGCTCGATGACAAGAATCTTCTGAAAATAagtgaaaaacataaaaaaacaccCGCTCAAGTGGTCATTCGATACCAG ATCGATCGGGGACACGTCGTCATCCCCAAGACAGTGACCAAGTCGAGGCTTCTGGAGAACTTCCAGGTGTTTGATTTCAAACTGAGCCCTGAGGATATTTCCTATATTAATTCTCTGGACGTTAATGGGAGGCTCTGCACCCTTGCTGA TCGCAAGGCGAGTCCCTACTATCCATTCCACATCGAGTTCTGA
- the LOC135167367 gene encoding aldo-keto reductase family 1 member B1-like isoform X2, translating into MSLAPKLKFYNGCEIPVLGLGTWKSKPGEVGQAVRDAIDIGYRHLDCALAYGNENEVGEAVREKISEGVVKREDLFITSKLFNNYHKLESVEKGIRKTLDNLGLEYLDLYLIHWPVAHEDGNELFPKNSDGSIKLADIDYLETWRGMEIIHGKGLARNIGVSNFNSEQISRLLENCKIRPLINQVECHPYLTQQKLSKFCKDKNIIITAYCPLGSPDRPWAKPEDPKLLDDKNLLKISEKHKKTPAQVVIRYQVRPVQKISN; encoded by the exons ATGTCTCTGGCaccgaaattgaaattttataacgGATGTGAGATTCCAGTGCTGGGATTAGGTACATGGAAG TCGAAGCCTGGGGAAGTTGGTCAAGCCGTTAGAGACGCAATAGACATTGGCTATCGTCACCTGGACTGTGCTCTTGCCTACGGAAACGAGAACGAGGTTGGTGAAGCTgtcagagaaaaaatatctgaaggAGTTGTGAAGCGAGAGGATCTCTTCATCACGTCCAAACTGTTCAACAACTACCACAAGTTGGAGTCCGTGGAGAAGGGGATAAGGAAGACACTGGATAATTTGGGATTGGAGTATCTCGATCTCTATCTCATCCACTGGCCAGTGGCTCACGAGGACGGAAACGAGTTGTTCCCGAAGAATTCCGATGGCTCCATTAAACTGGCGGATATTGACTATCTGGAGACCTGGAGGGGAATGGAGATTATTCATGGAAAAGGACTGGCTAGGAACATTGGCGTCAGCAATTTCAATTCCGAACAGATCAGTAGATTGTTGGAGAATTGCAAAATCAGGCCTCTTATCAATCAG GTGGAATGTCACCCATACCTGACTCAGCAAAAACTATCGAAATTCTGCAAAGATAAGAATATCATCATCACAGCCTACTGTCCACTGGGCTCCCCAGACAGGCCCTGGGCGAAGCCGGAGGACCCGAAATTGCTCGATGACAAGAATCTTCTGAAAATAagtgaaaaacataaaaaaacaccCGCTCAAGTGGTCATTCGATACCAGGTGAGGCCTGTGCAAAAAATAAGTAATTGA
- the LOC135167365 gene encoding aldo-keto reductase family 1 member B1-like, producing MAQIGPNIKFNNGNEAPQFGLGTWKSKPGEVTEAVKYAIEIGYRHIDGAWAYQNEKEVGAALKAKIDDGTVKREELFIVSKLWCNFHKITSVEKVLKKTLSDLGLEYLDLYLIHWPFGFEECEDFWPTHADGTLRVSDIDYLETWEGMEGVLQKGLTKNIGVSNFNSEQIERLLKNCKVKPVTNQVEVHPYLTQKDLSKFCNDRGITITAYSPLGSPDRPWAKPDDPKLLDDEKLVNISKKYNKTPAQVVIRYQIDRGHLVIPKSVTKARILENSQVFDFKLSPEDIKYIDSFDVGGRICPMSEATKSPYWPFNIPF from the exons ATGGCACAAATCGGTCCAAACATCAAGTTCAACAACGGCAACGAGGCACCGCAGTTCGGGCTGGGAACGTGGaag TCGAAGCCTGGGGAAGTAACAGAGGCTGTTAAGTACGCAATCGAGATTGGCTACCGTCACATCGACGGCGCCTGGGCATATCAAAACGAGAAGGAAGTTGGAGCTGCTTTGAAAGCAAAAATTGACGATGGAACTGTCAAGCGAGAGGAGCTCTTCATCGTCAGCAAGCTCTGGTGCAATTTCCACAAAATTACCAGCGTGGAGAAGGTTCTCAAGAAGACCCTGAGCGACCTGGGCCTGGAGTACCTCGATCTGTACCTCATCCACTGGCCATTTGGTTTCGAGGAGTGTGAGGACTTCTGGCCCACGCACGCCGATGGAACTTTGAGAGTGTCGGACATCGATTACTTGGAGACGTGGGAGGGAATGGAAGGGGTTCTCCAGAAGGGCCTGACGAAGAACATTGGAGTCAGCAATTTTAATTCGGAGCAAATTGAGAGATTGCTGAAGAATTGCAAGGTCAAACCTGTGACCAACCAG GTCGAGGTCCATCCGTATTTGACTCAAAAGGACCTCTCGAAATTCTGTAATGATCGTGGGATTACAATCACTGCGTACAGTCCTCTGGGCTCCCCGGACAGGCCCTGGGCCAAACCCGATGATCCTAAGCTGTTGGACGACGAGAAACTCGTCAATATCAGCAAGAAGTACAACAAAACACCTGCCCAAGTTGTCATTCGTTACCAG ATTGATCGCGGACACCTCGTCATTCCCAAGTCCGTCACAAAGGCTCGAATTCTAGAGAATTCACAAGTTTTTGATTTCAAGCTGAGCCCTGAAGACATTAAGTACATTGATTCATTCGATGTCGGTGGACGCATCTGTCCAATGTCTga AGCTACTAAAAGTCCTTACTGGCCCTTCAACATCCCCTTCTAA
- the LOC135167366 gene encoding aldo-keto reductase family 1 member B1-like codes for MPQLGPKVKFNNGNEAPQFGLGTWKAKPGEAEEAVKYAIEIGYRHIDCSPTYESEKEIGAAIKAKIEDGTVKREDLFIVSKLWSNSHLPTSVEKALRGSLDDLGLEYLDLYLIHWPFAFEDGDELFPRHPDGNYRLTDTDYLETWKGMEEVLQKGLTKNIGVSNFNSEQLERLLKNCQVKPVTNQIEVHPYLIQKELSKFCRDRGVQVTAFCPLGSPARPWAKPNDPKLLEDEKLGEIGKKYNKTPAQVLIRYQLDRGHLVIPKSFSKTRLLENSQIFDFQLTSEDIAYIDTFHNGWRICPMSSATTSIYWPFNIPY; via the exons ATGCCCCAACTAGGACCCAAAGTCAAGTTCAACAATGGTAACGAGGCACCTCAATTTGGCCTGGGAACATGGAAG GCGAAACCCGGCGAGGCAGAGGAGGCTGTGAAGTACGCAATAGAGATTGGGTACCGGCACATCGACTGCTCGCCCACATACGAGAGCGAGAAGGAAATTGGAGCTGCGATAAAAGCGAAAATCGAGGATGGGACAGTCAAGCGAGAGGATCTCTTCATCGTCAGCAAGCTCTGGAGCAATTCTCACCTACCCACCAGCGTGGAGAAGGCCCTTAGGGGGAGTCTGGATGACTTGGGCTTGGAGTACTTGGACCTGTACCTCATTCATTGGCCCTTCGCCTTTGAAGATGGCGATGAACTCTTCCCCAGACATCCCGATGGCAATTATAGATTGACAGATACTGATTATTTGGAGACTTGGAAGGGAATGGAGGAGGTTCTCCAGAAGGGGCTGACGAAGAACATTGGTGTCAGTAATTTCAATTCAGAGCAGCTTGAGAGACTTCTGAAAAATTGCCAGGTTAAGCCTGTGACCAATCAG ATCGAAGTCCATCCTTATTTGATCCAAAAGGAGCTATCGAAATTCTGTAGAGATCGTGGGGTGCAAGTGACAGCTTTCTGTCCCCTGGGCTCTCCAGCGAGACCGTGGGCCAAGCCCAATGATCCCAAGCTGCTGGAGGACGAGAAACTTGGGGAGATAGGCAAGAAATACAACAAAACTCCTGCTCAAGTTCTTATCCGTTATCAG CTTGATAGAGGACACCTCGTGATCCCCAAGTCATTCTCGAAGACGCGTCTCCTCGAAAATTCTCAGATTTTTGACTTCCAGTTGACCTCCGAGGATATTGCGTACATCGATACTTTCCACAATGGCTGGCGTATCTGTCCAATGTCTAG cgcGACCACGAGCATCTATTGGCCATTTAACATTCCTTACTGA
- the LOC135167355 gene encoding aldo-keto reductase family 1 member B1-like isoform X1 yields the protein MFIIIEFVEWFPTFLLLFPVPFPLPFPSVFRQSRKGKLSVMVTANRPALSVSFLVVHHFKIFVSKFCTMPVPAQKLSPKVKFNNGNEAPILGLGTYSPQPELTPEAVKYAIDIGYRHLDCAPIYGNEKEVGSGIKAKIEDGTVQREDLFIVSKLWSNSHKVTSVEKALKKSLVSLGLDYLDLYLIHWPFAVEDGDDFVPQNPDGTPKLSDIDYLETWKGMEGVLQKGLTKNIGVSNFNSEQIERLLENCQIKPVVNQVEVHPYLSQKELSKFCNDRGIMITAYSPLGAPNRFWAKPDDAKILEDDKLVEMGKKYNKTSAQIAIRYQLDRGHLAIPKSVTKARILENSQVFDFTLSSKDIEYINSLGSDERLCEMADYSGSPHWPFKIPY from the exons ATGTTTATTATCATTGAATTCGTCGAGTGGTTTCCTACATTTTTGCTGCTGTTTCCAGTACCCTTCCCTCTCCCCTTTCCATCGGTATTCAGACAATCGAGAAAAGGTAAATTGAGTGTTATGGTGACGGCTAATCGTCCAGCACTTAGCGTGAGTTTCTTGGTGGTTCATCATTTTAAAATCTTCGTCTCAAAATTTTGCACAATGCCAGTCCCAGCACAAAAATTATCACCAAAAGTTAAGTTTAATAACGGTAATGAAGCTCCTATTCTCGGTCTTGGGACGTATTCA CCACAGCCAGAGTTAACACCAGAGGCTGTGAAATATGCCATTGACATCGGCTATCGACACCTCGACTGTGCTCCTATATACGGTAATGAGAAGGAAGTTGGCTCTGGGATAAAAGCAAAAATTGAGGACGGAACTGTCCAGCGAGAGGATCTCTTCATCGTCAGCAAACTCTGGTCCAACTCTCACAAAGTCACCAGTGTGGAGAAGGCCCTCAAGAAGAGTCTGGTTTCCCTAGGCTTGGACTACTTGGACCTGTACCTCATACACTGGCCATTTGCTGTCGAGGACGGTGACGATTTCGTCCCCCAGAACCCCGATGGAACTCCGAAGTTATCTGATATTGATTACCTGGAGACCTGGAAGGGAATGGAGGGGGTTCTCCAGAAGGGACTGACGAAAAACATTGGTGTCAGTAATTTTAATTCAGAGCAGATTGAGAGATTGCTGGAGAATTGCCAGATCAAACCTGTGGTCAACCAG GTCGAAGTCCATCCGTATTTGAGCCAAAAGGAACTTTCGAAATTCTGTAATGATCGTGGGATTATGATAACTGCATACAGTCCTCTGGGTGCTCCCAATCGATTCTGGGCCAAGCCCGATGATGCCAAGATTCTGGAAGATGATAAACTTGTGGAAATGGGCAAGAAGTACAACAAAACATCTGCCCAAATCGCAATTCGTTATCAG CTCGATCGAGGACACCTGGCTATTCCCAAATCAGTCACCAAGGCTCGTATTCTGGAGAACTCACAAGTTTTCGATTTCACGTTGAGTTCTAAGGACATAGAGTATATTAATTCTCTGGGTTCCGACGAACGCCTTTGTGAAATGGCTGA ctACTCAGGCAGCCCTCATTGGCCATTCAAAATCCCCTACTAA
- the LOC135167355 gene encoding aldo-keto reductase family 1 member B1-like isoform X2 produces MFIIIEFVEWFPTFLLLFPVPFPLPFPSVFRQSRKGKLSVMVTANRPALSPQPELTPEAVKYAIDIGYRHLDCAPIYGNEKEVGSGIKAKIEDGTVQREDLFIVSKLWSNSHKVTSVEKALKKSLVSLGLDYLDLYLIHWPFAVEDGDDFVPQNPDGTPKLSDIDYLETWKGMEGVLQKGLTKNIGVSNFNSEQIERLLENCQIKPVVNQVEVHPYLSQKELSKFCNDRGIMITAYSPLGAPNRFWAKPDDAKILEDDKLVEMGKKYNKTSAQIAIRYQLDRGHLAIPKSVTKARILENSQVFDFTLSSKDIEYINSLGSDERLCEMADYSGSPHWPFKIPY; encoded by the exons ATGTTTATTATCATTGAATTCGTCGAGTGGTTTCCTACATTTTTGCTGCTGTTTCCAGTACCCTTCCCTCTCCCCTTTCCATCGGTATTCAGACAATCGAGAAAAGGTAAATTGAGTGTTATGGTGACGGCTAATCGTCCAGCACTTAGC CCACAGCCAGAGTTAACACCAGAGGCTGTGAAATATGCCATTGACATCGGCTATCGACACCTCGACTGTGCTCCTATATACGGTAATGAGAAGGAAGTTGGCTCTGGGATAAAAGCAAAAATTGAGGACGGAACTGTCCAGCGAGAGGATCTCTTCATCGTCAGCAAACTCTGGTCCAACTCTCACAAAGTCACCAGTGTGGAGAAGGCCCTCAAGAAGAGTCTGGTTTCCCTAGGCTTGGACTACTTGGACCTGTACCTCATACACTGGCCATTTGCTGTCGAGGACGGTGACGATTTCGTCCCCCAGAACCCCGATGGAACTCCGAAGTTATCTGATATTGATTACCTGGAGACCTGGAAGGGAATGGAGGGGGTTCTCCAGAAGGGACTGACGAAAAACATTGGTGTCAGTAATTTTAATTCAGAGCAGATTGAGAGATTGCTGGAGAATTGCCAGATCAAACCTGTGGTCAACCAG GTCGAAGTCCATCCGTATTTGAGCCAAAAGGAACTTTCGAAATTCTGTAATGATCGTGGGATTATGATAACTGCATACAGTCCTCTGGGTGCTCCCAATCGATTCTGGGCCAAGCCCGATGATGCCAAGATTCTGGAAGATGATAAACTTGTGGAAATGGGCAAGAAGTACAACAAAACATCTGCCCAAATCGCAATTCGTTATCAG CTCGATCGAGGACACCTGGCTATTCCCAAATCAGTCACCAAGGCTCGTATTCTGGAGAACTCACAAGTTTTCGATTTCACGTTGAGTTCTAAGGACATAGAGTATATTAATTCTCTGGGTTCCGACGAACGCCTTTGTGAAATGGCTGA ctACTCAGGCAGCCCTCATTGGCCATTCAAAATCCCCTACTAA
- the LOC135167363 gene encoding eukaryotic translation initiation factor 3 subunit I: protein MKPLMLHGHERAITKIKYNREGDLIFSASKDKNPNVWWSLNGERLGTFNGHNGSIWCIDVNWDTTRFMSGSGDNTLRIWDCQTGREIGQLPTNSSVRTCQFSYSANTAVYSTDKALGHQCEMFIIDTRTVDPILSQEDAIRRIPINGPRISAILWGALDETIITGHEDGEINVWDVRTGKILTSAKGHRSQINDMQFNKDGTMFVTASKDHTAKLFDSEQLVHLKTYKTERPVNSATISPIFDHVVLGGGQDAMDVTTTSARQGKFDARFFHLVFEEEFARLKGHFGPINSLAFHPNGRSFSSGGEDGYVRINTFDQSYFDFHFEY from the exons ATG AAACCATTAATGTTGCACGGGCACGAGCGTGCCATAACGAAAATTAAATACAACAGGGAGGGAGACTTAATTTTCTCAGCCAGTAAAGACAAAAATCCAAACGTCTGGTGGTCCCTCAACGGCGAGCGTCTAGGAACATTCAATGGCCACAATGGTTCCATCTGGTGTATCGACGTCAACTGGGACACGACGCGCTTCATGTCCGGATCTGGAGACAATACCTTGAGGATTTGGGATTGTCAAACTG GCAGGGAAATTGGCCAACTGCCCACCAACAGCTCCGTGAGAACCTGCCAGTTCAGCTACTCAGCGAACACCGCTGTCTACTCCACTGACAAAGCTCTTGGACACCAGTGCGAGATGTTCATCATCGACACCAGGACTGTTGATCCCATTCTTTCACAGGAGGACGCCATTCGTAGGATCCCAATCAATGGACCACGTATCTCAGCTATCCTCTGGGGTGCTCTCGATGAAACCATCATCACTGGACATGAGGATGGCGAGATAAACGTTTGGGACGTCAGG ACTGGAAAGATACTGACGAGCGCCAAGGGCCACCGGTCCCAGATAAACGACATGCAGTTCAATAAAGACGGTACAATGTTCGTAACAGCATCGAAGGACCACACGGCCAAGCTCTTCGACAGTGAACAACTCGTCCACCTCAAAACGTACAAGACAGAGCGTCCGGTGAACTCTGCCACGATATCCCCGATTTTCGATCATGTGGTGCTTGGAGGAGGTCAAGACGCCATGGACGTAACCACTACCTCAGCTCGCCAAGGTAAATTCGATGCTCGTTTCTTCCATCTGGTCTTTGAGGAGGAATTCGCCAGGCTCAAGGGTCACTTCGGACCCATCAACTCCCTCGCCTTCCATCCGAATGGTCGAAGCTTCTCCAGCGGTGGTGAGGACGGTTACGTGCGCATCAACACCTTTGATCAATCTTACTtcgattttcattttgaatattaa